From the genome of Muricauda sp. SCSIO 64092, one region includes:
- a CDS encoding NAD(P)/FAD-dependent oxidoreductase, with translation MFDLIVIGGGAAGFYGAIQAAIADPKLKIAIFERGKTVLGKVRISGGGRCNVTHAAFEPFELSQNYPRGQKELLGPFHTYAPGDTIQFFEARAVPLKVEADGRIFPHTDSSQSIIDCFLAETRKRGITVLKNSAVKQIERSKDIANGWRVTTMNKHYHSKKLLVATGSNPKIWELLKGMGHCIVPPVPSLFTFNTTDVRVKGLQGLSVHARVDIMPKTHYDSKILVQLKSKVEREPLFTEEGPVLITHWGLSGPAILKLSAWAAKELNDFHYVFRIRINWTPEYDLGTMTGFLSEVKMAEAKKTVLKSKILELPNRLWVRLVKASGVDAHLKWADMTKDQLRALAGQLTECAIPVNGKSIYKEEFVTAGGVDLKEINFKTFESKLLPNLYLAGEVINVDAVTGGFNFQNAWTGAYIAAQAIANG, from the coding sequence ATGTTTGACCTTATCGTAATTGGTGGAGGCGCAGCGGGATTCTACGGTGCAATACAAGCTGCCATTGCTGACCCAAAGCTTAAGATTGCCATTTTTGAACGTGGTAAAACGGTACTTGGCAAGGTAAGGATATCTGGTGGAGGTCGATGTAATGTTACCCATGCCGCATTTGAGCCATTTGAACTCTCCCAGAATTATCCGAGGGGACAAAAAGAGCTTCTGGGTCCTTTCCATACCTATGCCCCAGGGGATACCATACAATTTTTTGAAGCGCGTGCAGTGCCGCTTAAAGTAGAAGCGGATGGTCGTATTTTTCCACATACGGATTCTTCTCAATCCATTATTGACTGTTTTTTGGCCGAAACAAGGAAGAGGGGCATTACAGTGCTAAAAAACAGTGCCGTTAAACAGATTGAAAGGTCAAAGGATATTGCCAATGGTTGGCGAGTAACGACCATGAACAAACACTATCATTCCAAAAAGCTTTTGGTCGCAACGGGAAGCAACCCAAAGATTTGGGAACTGCTAAAGGGAATGGGGCATTGCATTGTTCCTCCGGTCCCTTCCCTCTTTACTTTTAATACAACGGATGTTAGGGTAAAGGGATTGCAGGGACTTAGTGTACATGCAAGGGTGGACATTATGCCGAAAACCCACTACGACTCCAAAATCCTGGTACAATTAAAAAGCAAGGTAGAGCGCGAACCCCTATTTACCGAAGAGGGTCCTGTTTTGATCACACATTGGGGCCTAAGTGGTCCGGCCATCTTAAAACTTTCCGCATGGGCCGCCAAGGAATTGAATGATTTTCACTATGTGTTCAGGATACGGATCAATTGGACTCCCGAGTATGATTTGGGTACCATGACAGGCTTTCTAAGTGAGGTAAAAATGGCCGAAGCAAAAAAAACCGTGTTAAAGTCCAAAATCCTGGAACTCCCCAATAGATTATGGGTTCGACTGGTAAAAGCTTCCGGCGTGGATGCACATTTAAAATGGGCGGATATGACCAAGGACCAATTACGGGCACTAGCCGGTCAATTAACGGAATGTGCCATCCCCGTGAATGGAAAAAGCATCTATAAAGAGGAATTTGTGACAGCCGGGGGTGTAGATTTAAAGGAAATCAATTTCAAGACTTTTGAAAGCAAATTATTGCCCAACTTATACTTGGCCGGTGAAGTGATCAACGTAGACGCGGTTACTGGAGGCTTTAATTTCCAGAATGCCTGGACAGGGGCTTACATTGCCGCACAGGCCATAGCAAATGGATAA
- a CDS encoding glycerophosphodiester phosphodiesterase yields the protein MMKVFLFSLLSIVIMSCEMRKKPLVIGHRGAMGYETENTLASVQKAMDLSVDMIEIDVFKVKSGEIVVFHDERLERLSNAPGNIEEYYIADLRNVILDGNHRIPMLQDVLKLVNNNVPLNIELKGDDTAERVNFIMDYYIQERGWSRENFVISSFKWDELRKIRELGPDVAIAVLTEEDPLEAIEVAKELNAIAINPWFKTLTAENVRKIQDEGFKVYTYTVNETADIEQVTQYGVDGIFTNYPDRIK from the coding sequence ATGATGAAAGTATTTCTATTTTCCCTTTTATCAATAGTGATTATGAGTTGCGAGATGCGTAAAAAACCCTTGGTCATTGGACATAGGGGCGCCATGGGCTATGAAACGGAGAACACATTGGCATCCGTACAAAAAGCAATGGATTTGAGTGTGGACATGATCGAAATCGATGTATTTAAGGTAAAAAGTGGTGAAATTGTGGTTTTTCATGATGAGCGATTGGAACGTTTGAGCAATGCCCCGGGAAATATTGAGGAATATTATATCGCGGACTTAAGAAATGTCATTCTGGATGGCAACCATAGGATTCCAATGCTCCAGGATGTTCTAAAACTGGTAAACAACAACGTTCCCCTCAATATTGAACTCAAAGGGGATGATACTGCGGAGAGGGTCAACTTTATTATGGACTATTACATTCAAGAGAGGGGTTGGTCCAGGGAGAACTTTGTCATTTCCAGCTTTAAATGGGATGAATTACGAAAGATCAGGGAGTTGGGGCCAGATGTTGCCATAGCCGTCTTGACGGAAGAAGACCCTTTGGAAGCCATTGAAGTGGCAAAGGAATTGAATGCCATAGCGATCAACCCGTGGTTCAAGACCCTAACTGCAGAAAATGTACGTAAAATCCAAGACGAGGGATTCAAGGTTTACACCTATACGGTCAATGAAACAGCGGATATTGAACAAGTTACCCAGTACGGGGTAGATGGCATTTTTACCAACTATCCGGATAGAATCAAATAA
- a CDS encoding alpha-amylase family glycosyl hydrolase produces MTMISRTVVFLALAMLVACKQGKKEETKMQTDLRKKERKEVVYQVFTRLFGNTNTTNRPWGTLEENGVGKFSDFDDTALSALKDLGVTYIWYTGVPHHAVIKDYTAQGITNDDPDVVKGRAGSPYAVKDYYNVNPDLAVNPANRLEEFKALVQRTHKHGMKVLIDIVPNHVARNYVGLKNPSGVADFGANDDTSVEYARDNNFYYIPKTAFKVPEWQGGYLPLGGEEHALPDFKFEETPAKWTGNGSRLPQPDFNDWYETVKVNYGIRPDGSKDFEELPQPYSEKDYKAHFEFWKDKELPDSWYKFRDIATYWLELGVDGFRFDMAEMVPVEFWSFMNSSIKMKNPDAFLLAEVYNPSLYRDYIHRGKMDYLYDKVELYDSLKHIMKGYGWTDHIHTVQSGLQDIEHHMLHFLENHDEQRIASPEFVGKAEIAKPAMVVSATLSSSPTMIYFGQEVGEDGSEDAGFGKPSRTSIFDYIGVPAHQRWMNNKKFDGGQLSEGEKSLRDFYMRLLNFITSSTALLGEYQEIHYYNKEHTETYDHRVFSFARWDKDEKLIVISNFDTTKTYDFNFKLPPEVVSRWQLESKEYRLKEQLYGNPNPVLKVEDGIGSVPIRLAPLESFIFKIN; encoded by the coding sequence ATGACCATGATAAGCCGAACGGTAGTATTTTTGGCACTTGCTATGCTAGTAGCCTGTAAACAGGGCAAAAAAGAAGAAACCAAAATGCAGACAGATTTACGCAAAAAAGAACGTAAGGAGGTGGTCTATCAGGTATTCACCCGACTTTTTGGCAATACCAACACTACAAACAGGCCTTGGGGCACCCTGGAGGAAAATGGGGTAGGGAAATTTTCCGATTTTGACGATACGGCCCTTTCTGCACTTAAGGATTTGGGGGTTACCTACATTTGGTATACCGGAGTCCCGCATCATGCCGTAATCAAGGATTACACCGCCCAGGGTATTACTAATGATGATCCCGATGTGGTCAAAGGAAGGGCGGGATCTCCTTATGCGGTAAAGGATTACTACAATGTAAATCCGGATTTGGCCGTAAATCCGGCAAATCGGTTGGAGGAATTCAAAGCATTGGTGCAACGTACCCACAAACATGGGATGAAGGTGCTCATTGATATTGTGCCCAACCATGTAGCAAGAAATTACGTGGGATTGAAAAATCCTTCAGGGGTAGCAGACTTTGGTGCCAACGATGATACATCCGTGGAATATGCAAGGGACAACAACTTCTATTATATTCCAAAGACCGCGTTTAAAGTTCCGGAATGGCAAGGGGGATACCTACCCTTGGGTGGGGAGGAACATGCCTTGCCCGACTTTAAATTTGAAGAAACCCCTGCAAAGTGGACGGGGAACGGTTCCCGTTTGCCACAACCGGATTTCAACGATTGGTATGAAACGGTAAAGGTAAATTATGGAATAAGGCCAGATGGTTCCAAAGATTTTGAAGAACTGCCCCAACCCTATTCCGAAAAGGACTATAAAGCACATTTCGAATTTTGGAAAGACAAGGAATTGCCCGACTCTTGGTACAAGTTCCGCGATATTGCAACCTACTGGTTGGAGCTTGGGGTAGATGGTTTCCGCTTTGATATGGCAGAAATGGTACCCGTGGAGTTTTGGAGCTTTATGAATTCTTCCATCAAAATGAAAAATCCCGATGCTTTCCTATTGGCCGAGGTTTACAACCCTTCTCTGTACAGGGATTATATCCACAGGGGAAAAATGGATTACCTCTATGATAAGGTGGAGCTGTACGATAGCCTCAAACATATCATGAAGGGCTATGGCTGGACGGATCACATTCATACAGTGCAATCTGGGCTGCAGGATATAGAGCATCATATGCTGCATTTTTTGGAAAATCACGATGAACAACGTATTGCAAGTCCTGAGTTTGTGGGAAAAGCGGAAATAGCAAAACCGGCCATGGTGGTTTCTGCAACGCTCAGTAGCTCACCCACAATGATCTATTTTGGCCAGGAAGTTGGTGAGGATGGTTCGGAAGATGCCGGTTTTGGAAAACCTTCCCGGACCTCAATTTTTGATTACATCGGTGTGCCAGCACACCAACGATGGATGAACAACAAAAAGTTTGATGGAGGACAGCTATCGGAGGGGGAAAAATCACTTCGGGATTTCTACATGCGTTTGTTGAACTTCATAACTTCGAGCACGGCCTTGCTGGGGGAATATCAAGAAATCCACTATTACAACAAAGAACATACGGAAACGTATGACCACAGGGTTTTTTCTTTCGCGAGGTGGGACAAGGACGAAAAACTGATTGTGATATCAAATTTTGATACCACTAAAACATACGATTTCAATTTTAAACTTCCTCCGGAGGTCGTTTCCAGATGGCAGCTTGAATCCAAGGAATATCGGTTGAAAGAACAACTGTATGGGAATCCAAATCCAGTATTGAAAGTAGAGGATGGGATCGGGAGCGTTCCAATACGCCTTGCTCCTTTGGAGTCCTTTATTTTTAAAATAAATTGA